In Paenibacillus sonchi, a single genomic region encodes these proteins:
- a CDS encoding restriction endonuclease subunit S, translating into MNKKDKVTMVPKLRFPEFSENGAINLENGNVIFESISNKNHNSDLLVLAITQEHGAVPRDQIDYNVSVTDKSLVSYKVVEIGDFIISLRSFQGGIEYSLYHGICSPAYIILRKKTPIVEQYYKYYFKTNKFIQDLNKDLEGIRDGKMVSYSQFSSILLPKPENKEQQKIAECLSSLDSLISAEDKKLEALKAHKKGLMQKLFPAEGETVPEWRFPEFRGSGEWEERKLSKVCAMQAGKFVKASEIFKERKDNMHPCYGGNGLRGYTFSYTHSGEFPLIGRQGALCGNVTYGTGDFHATEHAVVATKSEGIIAKWLYYLLINLKLNQYATGQAQPGLSVETLEKITTCVPKEEKEQQKIADCLSSLDDLIISQADKIEVLQAHKKGLMQGLFPSIKEVSE; encoded by the coding sequence ATGAATAAGAAAGATAAAGTGACTATGGTACCGAAACTAAGGTTTCCTGAATTTAGTGAAAACGGCGCAATTAACCTTGAGAATGGAAATGTAATATTTGAATCAATCAGTAATAAAAATCATAACTCCGATCTTCTTGTTCTCGCTATAACGCAGGAACATGGAGCAGTTCCAAGAGATCAGATTGATTATAATGTGTCAGTAACGGATAAGAGCCTTGTAAGTTACAAGGTTGTCGAGATAGGAGACTTTATCATTAGTTTAAGGTCATTTCAAGGCGGCATAGAATATTCGTTGTATCATGGTATTTGCAGTCCAGCTTATATTATTTTACGCAAAAAAACTCCAATAGTGGAACAATACTACAAGTATTATTTTAAAACAAATAAGTTTATACAAGATCTAAACAAAGACTTAGAAGGCATAAGAGATGGTAAGATGGTGAGCTATAGTCAATTTTCTTCTATACTACTACCTAAACCAGAAAACAAAGAACAACAAAAAATTGCTGAATGCCTTTCTTCACTTGATAGTCTGATCAGCGCTGAAGATAAAAAGCTTGAGGCTCTTAAAGCGCATAAAAAAGGCTTAATGCAGAAGTTATTCCCCGCCGAGGGTGAGACTGTACCAGAGTGGAGGTTTCCGGAGTTTAGGGGTAGTGGTGAATGGGAAGAAAGAAAGCTTTCAAAGGTTTGCGCTATGCAGGCTGGGAAATTTGTGAAGGCGTCAGAGATTTTTAAAGAAAGAAAAGACAATATGCATCCATGTTATGGAGGGAATGGCTTACGTGGATATACGTTCTCGTACACTCATTCTGGCGAGTTTCCCCTTATTGGCAGACAGGGCGCACTCTGTGGTAATGTTACTTATGGAACAGGTGATTTTCATGCAACTGAACATGCAGTTGTGGCAACAAAGAGTGAAGGCATAATTGCAAAGTGGCTTTACTATTTATTAATAAATCTAAAATTAAACCAATATGCAACAGGGCAGGCACAACCAGGCTTGTCGGTTGAAACACTTGAAAAAATAACAACGTGTGTTCCGAAAGAAGAAAAAGAACAACAAAAAATTGCTGATTGTCTTTCTTCCCTTGATGATCTCATAATCTCACAAGCAGATAAAATTGAAGTTCTACAGGCCCACAAAAAAGGCTTAATGCAAGGGCTCTTCCCTTCTATTAAGGAGGTGAGTGAATGA
- a CDS encoding AAA family ATPase codes for MSPQPISSFSDLNALATHFRTLLGSKKYVLLFAYNGTGKTRLSCAFKDLGKQPIPGSEEKSTDTLYYNAFTEDLFTWDNDLEGDTERRLYLNRSSKFFNGLRELAMEERIRKFLRRYADFDFDIMYDEWFVHFSREVRNNNNATEKVENIKVSRGEENIFVWCFFLAIVELVVDQEPAYSWVKYIYIDDPISSLDDNNAIAIASHLAQLLKEQEDLKVVISSHHALFFNVMYNELKKSKGKDYFLTKNRETGEYALQDTGETPFFHHVALIIELREAVRTGKLYTYHFNILRNILEKSASFHGYTDFSECIKSGDDDSDEVTYARYVNILSHGNYSLFEPREMVDDNKKVFRDILDRYMNLYRFNPDLFNEETRENDE; via the coding sequence ATGAGTCCCCAACCGATATCTTCTTTTTCCGATTTAAACGCGTTGGCGACCCATTTTAGAACGCTTCTTGGTAGCAAGAAGTATGTTCTTCTTTTTGCCTATAATGGGACTGGGAAAACAAGACTTTCCTGCGCGTTTAAGGATTTGGGGAAACAACCCATTCCCGGTAGTGAAGAAAAGTCGACAGACACGTTGTATTATAACGCTTTTACGGAAGACTTGTTTACTTGGGATAACGATTTAGAAGGTGATACGGAAAGGCGTTTGTATCTAAATAGAAGTTCAAAGTTTTTTAATGGCTTACGGGAGCTTGCAATGGAAGAACGCATACGCAAGTTTTTAAGGCGATATGCAGATTTTGATTTTGATATTATGTATGATGAATGGTTTGTACACTTTTCAAGAGAAGTGCGAAACAATAATAACGCAACTGAAAAAGTGGAAAATATTAAAGTTTCTCGTGGAGAAGAAAATATTTTTGTTTGGTGCTTCTTTCTTGCGATTGTTGAACTTGTAGTTGACCAAGAGCCGGCATATAGTTGGGTTAAGTACATCTATATTGATGATCCAATCTCATCTTTAGACGATAATAATGCAATTGCAATTGCAAGCCATTTGGCTCAGTTATTGAAAGAGCAAGAAGATTTAAAAGTTGTGATCTCCTCTCACCATGCGTTGTTCTTCAATGTAATGTATAATGAGTTAAAAAAATCAAAGGGGAAAGATTACTTTTTAACTAAAAACAGAGAAACTGGCGAGTATGCACTTCAAGATACTGGTGAGACACCATTTTTCCATCATGTTGCATTGATTATAGAATTGAGAGAAGCGGTGAGAACTGGGAAGCTATACACATATCATTTTAATATCTTACGTAATATTCTTGAAAAATCGGCATCATTTCATGGATATACAGATTTTAGCGAGTGTATTAAGAGTGGAGATGACGACTCAGATGAAGTTACATATGCAAGGTATGTGAATATATTAAGTCATGGTAATTATTCCCTATTTGAACCGAGAGAAATGGTTGACGATAATAAAAAGGTCTTTAGAGATATTTTAGATCGTTATATGAATTTATATAGGTTTAACCCTGATTTGTTTAACGAAGAAACGAGGGAAAATGATGAATGA
- a CDS encoding type I restriction endonuclease subunit R translates to MKSERQIEVEFIEKLRDLKYIYREDIRDKSALEANFKEHFEKLNRVNLSDSEFSRLRDNIITADVFTAAKTLREINTFKRDDDTPLQYTLVNIKDWCKNEFEVINQLRINTDNSNHRYDVIILINGVPVVQVELKSLQITPKKAMEQIVEYKNDPGNGYTNSLLCFMQLFIVSNESNTYYFANNHKEHFCFNADERFLPIYQMADEDNNKITHLHDFSDKFLLKCTLGQLISRYMVLVVSEQKLMIMRPYQIYAVKAIMNCIDQNRGNGYIWHTTGSGKTLTSFKASTLLKDNPEIKKCLFVVDRKDLDRQTRLEFNKFQEGCVEENTNTESLVKRLTSDDYRDKVIVTTIQKLGLALDEDHKRNQEKKKRGEPTYKDRLAKLTDQRIAIIFDECHRSQFGDNHEAIKNFFPKAQLFGFTGTPIFPENATYKQIDGEVKTLITTIDVFEKELHAYTITNAIDDRNVLRFHIDYYKPEDLKKAVKVSDNVSKKAIAEAILSKHDAATNGRRYNAMFATASINDAIEYFEIFKSLQGERKKNEARSFESLNIACVFSPPAEGNKDVKQLQEDLQQEKADNEQEPDKKKAALKIIIDDYNLQYGTNHSINEFDLYYQDVQKRIKDQKYPNSDYPHANKIDITIVVDMLLTGFDSKYLNTLYVDKNLKQHGLIQAFSRTNRVLNDTKPYGNILDFRGQEKDVDGAIALFSGKGNSSRAKEIWLVDPAPVVVEKLDKAVAELERFMESQGLEYKPEQVNNLKGDAARGEFINKFKEVQRLKTQLDQYTDIKEEQAAKVEELLPEDTLRAFRGVYIETAQMLKAQQGKDFKDKDPVVEQLDFEFVLFSSAVIDYDYIMSLISRYTQPDVPKKEKMSRDQLISLLCSNSNMMEEREDIIAYISMLETGKGLDEKAIKAGYQKFKEEKAEKEMKLIANKHGIEPASLQAFVDEIIGRMIFDGEKLSDLLEPLELGWRDRTKKELELMDNLIPLLKKLADGRVIVGLNAYE, encoded by the coding sequence ATGAAATCTGAAAGACAAATAGAGGTCGAATTTATTGAAAAGCTTCGTGATTTAAAATACATATATCGGGAAGACATTCGAGACAAATCGGCACTTGAAGCTAATTTCAAAGAGCATTTCGAAAAATTGAATCGTGTAAATTTAAGTGATTCTGAATTTTCACGCCTCAGGGATAATATTATCACTGCAGATGTGTTCACTGCAGCTAAGACTTTAAGAGAAATCAATACCTTCAAACGTGATGATGACACGCCATTACAATACACTCTTGTTAATATTAAAGACTGGTGTAAAAATGAATTTGAAGTGATAAATCAGTTGCGAATTAATACGGATAATAGCAACCATCGTTATGATGTTATCATCCTCATTAATGGTGTTCCTGTTGTTCAGGTTGAGCTGAAGTCACTGCAAATCACACCTAAAAAAGCAATGGAGCAAATTGTAGAATATAAAAACGACCCGGGCAATGGTTATACAAATTCATTGCTTTGCTTTATGCAGCTTTTTATTGTGAGCAATGAGAGTAACACATATTATTTCGCCAACAATCACAAGGAGCACTTTTGCTTCAATGCAGACGAGCGTTTTTTGCCGATTTATCAGATGGCAGATGAAGACAATAATAAAATTACCCATCTCCATGATTTTTCTGATAAGTTTTTGCTAAAATGCACTCTCGGGCAACTAATCAGTCGATATATGGTGCTTGTGGTAAGTGAGCAGAAATTGATGATTATGCGTCCTTATCAGATCTATGCTGTTAAGGCGATAATGAACTGTATCGACCAGAATCGTGGTAATGGATATATTTGGCACACTACCGGAAGCGGTAAAACACTTACATCATTTAAAGCATCAACCCTTTTGAAAGACAACCCTGAAATTAAGAAGTGTCTATTTGTTGTTGACAGAAAAGACCTTGATAGACAAACTCGATTAGAATTCAATAAATTTCAAGAAGGCTGCGTTGAAGAGAACACAAATACAGAAAGTTTGGTTAAGCGTCTGACTTCGGATGATTATCGTGACAAAGTTATAGTTACCACAATCCAAAAGCTTGGTCTTGCTCTTGATGAAGACCACAAGCGTAACCAAGAGAAAAAGAAAAGGGGCGAGCCTACCTACAAAGATCGTTTGGCAAAGCTTACTGATCAACGTATTGCTATTATTTTTGATGAATGTCATCGTTCCCAGTTTGGTGATAATCATGAAGCAATTAAAAACTTTTTCCCAAAAGCACAGCTTTTTGGGTTTACTGGAACGCCAATATTTCCAGAAAACGCAACATATAAGCAAATTGATGGTGAAGTTAAAACTCTTATCACAACAATAGATGTTTTTGAAAAAGAACTGCATGCCTATACCATAACGAATGCCATTGATGACCGTAATGTACTTCGTTTTCACATTGATTATTATAAGCCGGAAGATCTCAAAAAAGCAGTAAAGGTCTCTGACAATGTAAGTAAAAAGGCAATTGCCGAAGCAATACTATCAAAACACGATGCCGCTACTAATGGTAGACGTTACAATGCGATGTTTGCTACAGCTTCTATCAATGATGCAATAGAATACTTTGAGATCTTCAAGTCGTTACAAGGGGAACGCAAAAAGAATGAGGCCAGAAGCTTTGAGTCATTGAATATTGCCTGTGTTTTCTCTCCACCGGCTGAAGGAAACAAAGATGTTAAGCAGTTACAAGAAGACCTGCAGCAAGAAAAAGCGGATAACGAACAAGAACCCGATAAGAAAAAGGCTGCGCTCAAAATCATCATTGATGACTATAACTTGCAGTACGGCACAAATCACAGCATAAATGAATTCGATTTATACTATCAAGATGTGCAAAAACGCATTAAAGACCAAAAGTACCCTAATTCCGACTATCCGCATGCAAACAAAATTGATATAACTATTGTGGTGGATATGCTTTTAACCGGATTTGATTCCAAGTATCTAAATACCCTGTACGTTGATAAAAATTTAAAACAACATGGTTTAATCCAAGCATTTTCACGAACAAATCGTGTTTTGAACGACACAAAGCCTTACGGAAATATTCTTGACTTTAGAGGGCAAGAGAAGGATGTAGATGGAGCAATTGCGCTGTTCTCTGGAAAAGGAAACAGTAGTAGGGCAAAAGAAATTTGGCTTGTCGATCCGGCTCCTGTTGTGGTTGAAAAGCTGGATAAGGCGGTTGCCGAGCTTGAAAGGTTTATGGAATCCCAGGGGTTAGAATACAAGCCGGAACAAGTAAATAATCTTAAGGGTGATGCCGCACGAGGCGAATTCATCAATAAATTCAAAGAAGTGCAGCGCCTTAAAACACAGCTTGACCAATATACAGATATTAAAGAAGAACAAGCGGCAAAAGTTGAGGAATTATTGCCAGAAGACACTTTGCGTGCGTTCCGTGGTGTATATATTGAAACAGCTCAAATGCTAAAAGCACAGCAAGGCAAAGATTTCAAGGATAAAGACCCTGTGGTCGAACAGCTCGATTTTGAGTTTGTTCTGTTTTCCTCTGCCGTAATTGATTATGATTACATCATGTCACTAATTTCTAGGTATACACAACCGGATGTGCCTAAAAAAGAAAAAATGAGTCGTGATCAGCTCATTAGTTTGCTTTGTTCCAATTCCAATATGATGGAAGAGCGTGAGGATATAATTGCTTATATCAGTATGTTGGAAACCGGAAAAGGGTTGGATGAAAAGGCAATAAAAGCAGGATACCAAAAATTCAAGGAAGAAAAAGCAGAGAAAGAAATGAAATTAATTGCAAACAAACATGGTATTGAACCTGCATCGTTGCAAGCCTTTGTAGATGAAATTATAGGTCGTATGATTTTTGACGGTGAAAAACTAAGCGATTTGTTAGAGCCTCTGGAGCTTGGCTGGAGAGACAGGACAAAGAAGGAACTGGAATTAATGGACAATTTAATCCCGCTGCTTAAAAAGCTTGCAGACGGACGTGTGATTGTGGGGCTGAATGCGTATGAATAA
- a CDS encoding nuclease-related domain-containing protein yields MIETKNYQGEIKGGRQDQQWSVSNRYKMYNPLKQNYGHIKAIEGLLKGVAAVKFISMISFTMRCRFSIDPELRKIDSDELVVYDVELSEFISRKLISLKTGTPEPPISAAQAQSIYDHLVQANITDSEIRKLHVQRIKGNNTKHQ; encoded by the coding sequence GTGATTGAGACGAAGAATTATCAGGGTGAGATTAAAGGTGGGCGTCAGGATCAGCAATGGTCAGTGAGCAACCGCTACAAGATGTACAATCCGCTGAAACAAAACTATGGACATATCAAGGCCATCGAGGGCCTGTTAAAAGGTGTAGCCGCAGTAAAATTCATCTCTATGATTTCATTCACGATGAGATGTCGGTTCAGTATTGATCCAGAGCTTCGGAAAATCGACTCAGATGAACTGGTTGTCTATGATGTGGAACTAAGTGAGTTTATCTCTAGGAAGCTGATTAGTTTAAAAACGGGAACTCCTGAACCTCCTATTTCTGCGGCGCAGGCCCAAAGCATATACGATCATCTGGTTCAGGCTAATATTACCGACTCCGAAATTCGTAAGCTTCATGTACAGAGAATAAAGGGGAACAACACGAAGCATCAGTAA
- a CDS encoding type I restriction-modification system subunit M, translating to MNDAQQKQLGATLWGIADKLRGAMNADDFRDYMLSFLFLRYLSDNYEEAVKKELGSDYLQSEEEINKIVVSANQDDAVNALKEQITDYFNKQQLDSKVKKTLIEEHEALLESGKLTPLVVWYINNLDQVTTFEKQMRRKVHFVIKPHYLWSNIYELARTQSKYLLKTLQSGFKFIENESFDSTFRGLFSEVNLDSDKIGKNYELRNETLCSIITAIAEGLSEFPNESDILGDAYEYLIGQFAAGSGKKAGEFYTPQQISTILSRIVTLDSQDPSTGKKKQLKNVLDFACGSGSLLINVRKQLGANSIGQIYGQEKNITTYNLARMNMLLHGLKDSEFKIFHGDSLLNDWDILNEMNPAKKLEFDAVVANPPFSYRWEPNDTLAEDFRFKSYGVAPKSAADFAFLLHGFHFLSDEGTMAIILPHGVLFRGGAEEKIRTKLLKDGNIDTVIGLPANLFFSTGIPVCILVLKKCKKFDDVLFINASEYYNKGKRQNVLLPEHIDKIVDTYQYRKEDDKRYSRRVSMEEIERNGYNLNMSRYVSTAAEEEIVNLTDVKKNLDEIEDTISKAKVMHNQFLKELGLPELP from the coding sequence ATGAATGATGCACAACAAAAACAATTAGGTGCAACCCTGTGGGGTATCGCCGATAAACTGCGTGGTGCTATGAATGCCGACGATTTCCGTGATTATATGCTATCCTTTCTCTTCTTGCGCTATCTTTCAGATAATTATGAGGAAGCTGTAAAAAAAGAGCTTGGAAGCGATTATTTGCAATCTGAGGAAGAAATAAATAAAATCGTCGTTTCAGCTAATCAAGATGATGCTGTTAATGCATTGAAAGAACAGATAACAGACTATTTTAATAAACAGCAATTAGATAGCAAGGTAAAAAAGACCTTAATTGAAGAACATGAGGCGTTGTTGGAAAGTGGGAAGCTGACACCTCTTGTGGTTTGGTATATTAACAATTTAGATCAAGTGACTACATTTGAAAAACAAATGCGCCGTAAAGTTCATTTTGTAATTAAGCCACACTATCTTTGGAGTAATATATATGAATTAGCCCGCACACAAAGTAAATACCTTTTGAAGACCTTGCAATCAGGCTTTAAGTTTATAGAAAATGAATCCTTTGATAGTACATTTCGTGGTTTGTTCTCCGAGGTTAATCTCGACTCTGACAAAATTGGAAAAAATTATGAATTGCGAAATGAAACGCTGTGCTCAATAATAACTGCTATTGCAGAAGGATTATCAGAGTTCCCTAACGAAAGTGATATTTTAGGCGATGCTTATGAATACTTAATAGGGCAATTTGCAGCGGGCTCAGGCAAAAAAGCCGGGGAATTTTATACGCCTCAGCAAATTTCAACCATCCTTTCTCGCATAGTTACTCTTGACAGCCAAGACCCAAGCACAGGCAAAAAGAAGCAACTCAAAAACGTGCTTGACTTTGCGTGTGGCTCCGGCTCGCTTCTAATTAATGTTAGAAAACAGCTTGGTGCTAATAGCATCGGTCAGATATACGGACAGGAAAAGAATATTACAACTTACAACCTTGCTCGTATGAATATGCTTCTGCATGGGCTTAAAGATTCTGAGTTTAAAATATTTCACGGAGATTCTCTGCTAAATGATTGGGACATTCTTAATGAAATGAACCCGGCAAAAAAGTTGGAATTTGATGCAGTAGTAGCCAATCCACCTTTCAGCTACCGTTGGGAGCCTAATGACACTCTGGCAGAAGATTTCCGCTTTAAAAGCTACGGCGTTGCACCAAAATCGGCGGCCGACTTCGCATTTTTACTTCATGGGTTTCACTTTTTAAGTGATGAGGGAACAATGGCAATCATCTTGCCTCATGGTGTTCTGTTCCGTGGTGGTGCAGAGGAGAAAATCAGAACAAAACTACTCAAAGATGGAAATATCGACACTGTTATTGGCTTGCCTGCTAACCTGTTTTTCTCAACAGGTATTCCGGTTTGTATTCTTGTACTTAAAAAATGCAAAAAATTTGATGACGTGCTGTTTATAAATGCAAGTGAGTACTACAATAAGGGTAAACGGCAAAATGTTCTTTTGCCGGAACATATTGATAAAATAGTTGACACATATCAATATCGAAAAGAAGACGACAAAAGGTATTCTCGCCGCGTCTCAATGGAAGAAATCGAGAGAAACGGCTATAATCTGAACATGTCACGATATGTGAGCACGGCTGCAGAAGAAGAAATTGTCAACCTTACAGATGTGAAAAAGAATCTGGATGAAATCGAAGATACTATTAGCAAAGCAAAGGTTATGCACAACCAATTTTTAAAAGAGCTTGGTTTACCTGAGTTGCCATAA